A single genomic interval of Demequina sp. NBRC 110054 harbors:
- a CDS encoding LacI family DNA-binding transcriptional regulator, whose amino-acid sequence MASVTLREVAARAGVSIKTVSNVVNGVPSVRPETRERVEEAIRALGYQPNLSARHLRSGRSGVIALAIPELRHTYFAELAGEVIAAAKRRGMGVLIEETGGDRETELDMLRGPRLAMVDGLIMSTFALRDGDEDLLDVGFPLVLLGESMASPPVDHVAIGNVGGAKAATAHLLSLGRRRIALLGVMDSGSSRLRLEGYRQALAEAGVPFDESLVNEAEVWHRAEGAASVVSMLERGIEFDAILGFNDLLALGGMHTLEMRGIRVPEDVAVIGFDDLDEARYAVPPLSSVDPNRKVIADTAVGFLVEQMNGEVTPSTPRRVAAPFALVPRASTTG is encoded by the coding sequence ATGGCTTCAGTGACGCTCCGCGAGGTGGCGGCGCGTGCCGGAGTCTCGATCAAGACGGTCTCGAACGTCGTCAACGGCGTCCCGAGCGTCAGGCCCGAGACCCGTGAGCGGGTCGAGGAGGCCATCCGCGCCCTCGGCTATCAGCCCAATCTCTCTGCCAGGCATCTTCGGAGCGGCCGCAGCGGGGTGATCGCGCTCGCGATCCCCGAGCTGCGTCACACCTACTTCGCCGAGCTCGCGGGTGAGGTCATCGCCGCGGCGAAGAGGCGTGGCATGGGAGTGCTCATCGAGGAGACCGGTGGGGACCGCGAAACCGAGCTCGACATGCTCCGGGGGCCGCGCCTCGCGATGGTCGACGGCCTGATCATGAGCACGTTCGCGTTGCGCGATGGCGACGAGGACCTCCTCGACGTGGGCTTCCCGCTCGTGCTGCTGGGCGAGAGCATGGCGAGCCCGCCGGTCGACCACGTGGCGATCGGCAACGTCGGCGGCGCCAAGGCGGCCACGGCCCACCTGCTGTCCTTGGGCCGGCGGCGGATCGCCCTGCTCGGCGTCATGGACTCGGGCTCCTCGAGGCTGCGGCTCGAGGGTTACCGCCAGGCGTTGGCGGAGGCGGGAGTGCCCTTCGACGAGAGCCTCGTCAACGAGGCGGAGGTCTGGCATCGAGCCGAGGGTGCGGCGTCGGTGGTGTCGATGCTCGAGAGGGGGATCGAGTTCGACGCGATCCTCGGATTCAACGATCTGCTGGCGCTCGGCGGGATGCACACGCTCGAGATGCGAGGCATCCGCGTGCCGGAGGACGTGGCAGTGATCGGCTTCGACGACCTCGACGAGGCGCGCTACGCCGTGCCCCCGCTGTCCAGCGTCGACCCCAACCGCAAGGTCATCGCGGACACCGCGGTCGGCTTCCTCGTCGAGCAGATGAACGGTGAGGTGACGCCGTCGACGCCTCGCAGGGTCGCCGCGCCGTTCGCGCTGGTGCCGAGGGCGTCGACGACGGGCTGA
- a CDS encoding family 1 glycosylhydrolase: protein MTPARSRISDTKRLLFGVGYEDTFIVEPFAGRRALDEYELTQHYENWAADLGLAVDAGADYARWGIPWYCVNPERGVWDFAWIDEVADRFRELGLRPVIDLMHYGTPLWLEGSFANPDYPQHMAAYAAKIAERYGDVFRAFTPLNEPLLNAIYCGEFGIWPPHLTGERGFATLLERLGRGIVECQAAIAEVSGGEAEFVHVEASYRFTGETERFPEEVAFLRERQFVVEDLVTGRIGQDHPLASWLLAQGFAEESLAWHRDHVALPDVMGVNYYPQVSTEAFVSGSRVPAGTLDDPRPRVDEGTEGLVDVLTRFWQRYQAPVMLTETSVAGDAAAQTRWLDASVATVHRLRSEGMPILGYTWWAVLDWYTWNYREQRAPLHDYVTRQGLWSLVPEADGSLRRVRTSTVDRFRGHAAASLELSGRR, encoded by the coding sequence ATGACGCCCGCGCGGTCCAGGATCAGCGACACGAAGCGACTGCTGTTCGGCGTCGGGTACGAGGACACGTTCATCGTCGAGCCGTTCGCGGGCCGGCGCGCCCTCGATGAGTACGAGCTGACGCAGCACTACGAGAACTGGGCCGCCGACCTCGGTCTCGCGGTCGATGCCGGTGCCGACTACGCGAGGTGGGGCATCCCCTGGTACTGCGTCAATCCCGAGCGCGGGGTGTGGGACTTCGCCTGGATCGACGAGGTGGCCGACCGGTTCCGCGAACTCGGGCTGCGGCCCGTGATCGACCTCATGCACTACGGCACGCCGCTATGGCTCGAGGGCTCGTTCGCGAATCCCGACTACCCGCAGCATATGGCCGCCTACGCGGCCAAGATCGCCGAGCGGTACGGCGACGTTTTCCGCGCCTTCACGCCTCTGAACGAGCCCCTGCTCAACGCCATCTACTGCGGCGAGTTCGGGATCTGGCCTCCGCACCTGACCGGCGAGCGAGGGTTCGCGACGCTGCTCGAGCGCCTCGGACGAGGGATCGTGGAGTGCCAGGCGGCGATCGCCGAGGTGTCGGGCGGCGAGGCCGAGTTCGTGCACGTGGAGGCGTCCTATCGCTTCACGGGCGAGACCGAGCGCTTCCCCGAGGAGGTCGCGTTCCTGAGGGAGCGTCAGTTCGTGGTCGAGGACCTCGTCACGGGCCGCATCGGCCAGGACCATCCGCTTGCCTCGTGGCTGCTCGCGCAAGGGTTCGCCGAGGAGTCCCTGGCGTGGCATCGCGACCACGTCGCGCTTCCCGACGTCATGGGCGTCAACTACTACCCCCAGGTCTCGACCGAGGCCTTCGTGAGCGGGTCCCGCGTCCCGGCGGGCACCCTGGACGACCCCCGCCCGAGGGTCGACGAGGGGACCGAGGGCCTGGTCGACGTCCTCACGAGGTTCTGGCAGCGGTATCAGGCTCCCGTGATGCTGACCGAGACGAGCGTCGCCGGCGACGCCGCCGCGCAGACGCGGTGGCTGGACGCCTCGGTCGCGACCGTGCACCGCCTGCGCTCCGAGGGCATGCCGATCCTCGGATACACGTGGTGGGCCGTCCTCGACTGGTACACGTGGAACTACCGTGAGCAGAGGGCCCCGCTTCACGACTACGTCACCCGCCAGGGGCTCTGGAGCCTCGTGCCCGAGGCCGACGGATCGCTCCGCAGGGTCCGCACCTCGACCGTCGACAGGTTCCGAGGTCACGCCGCGGCATCCCTCGAGCTCTCGGGCCGGCGGTGA
- a CDS encoding DNA polymerase III subunit gamma and tau, which yields MTTALYRRYRPDDFADVVGQEHVTVPLMQALRADKVNHAYLFSGPRGCGKTTSARILARCLNCAAGPTDTPCGTCDSCVELARGGAGSVDVVEIDAASHNGVDDARELRERAAFAPARDRYKIFILDEAHMVTPQGFNALLKLVEEPPPHIRFIFATTEPDKVIGTIRSRTHHYPFRLVPPPILTDYLGRLSEAESVKVDSGVLPLVVRAGGGSVRDSLSVLDQLIAGSGPEGVTYDRAISLLGFTDATLLDDAVGAIAAADGASLFDVVSRVISTGHEPRRFVEDLLERLRDLVVLAAAGPSGEKALGEIPADQLESMKEQARSLGLARASRAGDLVNDALTKMVGATSPRLHLELLCARLLAADVPAQAVAAPAAVPQAYPAQASPAPTAVPSHTAPGAAPAASSEPPAASGLSGAQAALAAVRAVREGSGAAPAGAPRQPAAPQAEPAQAPAPQAPAPATPAPTTQTRAATPPAAASASSSEPPPWDEEPGAPWDEPAPPTSATPVVRQEAPAPRPAPSAPATPAPAPAQHAATPAPAPATAAPAAPSASAPTAAGGAEDTELVRRRWPEVLGTLERHRVTWAMVSQSAQVGRIDSGVLHLAFDSPALAQRFGSGPHSENVALAVRETLGLKVRVEGSHGVSPAAASPGASTPAPGGAPSAASAAAPSAPSAPAASSAPADDYEDISDDDAVADDSASAGVEVVTKLLGGRIVES from the coding sequence GTGACCACAGCCCTGTACCGCCGCTACCGTCCGGACGACTTCGCCGACGTCGTGGGACAGGAGCACGTGACCGTGCCCCTCATGCAGGCGCTGCGCGCCGACAAGGTCAACCACGCGTACCTGTTCTCGGGTCCGCGCGGCTGTGGAAAGACCACCTCGGCCCGCATCCTCGCGCGCTGCCTCAACTGCGCGGCCGGCCCTACGGACACCCCGTGCGGCACGTGCGACTCGTGCGTCGAGCTGGCGCGCGGCGGAGCAGGGTCCGTCGACGTCGTGGAGATCGACGCCGCGAGCCACAACGGCGTGGACGACGCGCGCGAGCTGCGCGAGCGCGCTGCCTTCGCCCCCGCGCGCGACCGCTACAAGATCTTCATCCTCGACGAGGCGCACATGGTCACGCCTCAGGGCTTCAACGCTCTTCTCAAGCTCGTCGAGGAGCCGCCGCCGCACATCCGCTTCATCTTCGCGACCACCGAGCCGGACAAGGTGATCGGCACCATCCGCTCGCGCACGCACCACTACCCCTTCAGGCTCGTCCCGCCGCCCATCCTCACGGACTACCTCGGGCGCCTGTCGGAGGCGGAGTCGGTCAAGGTCGACTCCGGGGTGCTTCCGCTCGTCGTCCGCGCGGGCGGCGGATCGGTGCGCGACTCGCTCTCCGTGCTCGACCAGCTCATCGCCGGCTCGGGCCCCGAGGGAGTCACCTACGACCGTGCGATCTCGCTGCTGGGCTTCACCGACGCGACGCTCCTGGATGATGCGGTGGGCGCGATCGCGGCCGCCGACGGCGCAAGCCTCTTCGACGTGGTGTCACGGGTGATCTCGACGGGACACGAGCCTCGCCGCTTCGTTGAGGACCTGCTCGAGCGGCTGCGCGACCTCGTCGTGCTCGCAGCTGCCGGCCCCTCGGGAGAGAAGGCCCTCGGCGAGATCCCCGCCGACCAGCTCGAGAGCATGAAGGAGCAGGCGCGCTCGCTCGGTCTCGCGCGCGCCTCACGCGCCGGGGACCTCGTGAACGATGCGCTGACCAAGATGGTCGGCGCCACGTCGCCGCGGCTGCACCTCGAGCTGCTCTGCGCTCGCCTGCTCGCCGCCGACGTCCCGGCGCAGGCGGTCGCGGCACCCGCCGCGGTCCCCCAGGCGTACCCCGCACAGGCATCCCCCGCGCCCACCGCAGTGCCTTCGCACACGGCCCCTGGTGCCGCACCCGCCGCCTCGAGCGAGCCGCCCGCCGCCAGCGGTCTCTCGGGGGCACAGGCGGCCCTCGCGGCCGTGCGGGCGGTGCGCGAGGGTTCCGGCGCTGCTCCCGCGGGCGCCCCGCGACAGCCGGCCGCTCCGCAGGCCGAGCCCGCACAGGCACCCGCGCCCCAGGCACCTGCTCCCGCAACGCCTGCCCCCACCACGCAGACCCGCGCCGCCACCCCGCCCGCGGCGGCGAGCGCCTCCTCGTCCGAGCCTCCGCCGTGGGACGAGGAGCCGGGAGCGCCGTGGGACGAGCCGGCGCCGCCCACCTCGGCGACACCGGTCGTGCGCCAGGAGGCACCCGCTCCTCGGCCGGCACCCTCGGCGCCCGCAACTCCCGCGCCCGCTCCTGCGCAGCACGCAGCCACACCTGCACCTGCACCTGCGACAGCGGCGCCCGCCGCGCCCAGTGCTTCCGCGCCGACCGCCGCGGGTGGGGCCGAGGACACCGAGCTCGTGCGCCGTCGCTGGCCCGAGGTGCTCGGCACCCTCGAACGTCACCGCGTCACGTGGGCCATGGTCAGCCAGAGCGCGCAGGTCGGACGCATCGACAGCGGGGTCCTTCACCTCGCCTTCGACTCGCCCGCGCTCGCGCAGCGGTTCGGCAGCGGCCCCCACTCCGAGAACGTCGCGCTTGCGGTGAGGGAGACCCTCGGCCTCAAGGTGCGCGTCGAGGGATCCCACGGCGTCTCACCCGCGGCCGCCTCGCCTGGTGCCTCGACGCCGGCGCCCGGCGGTGCTCCGTCGGCCGCGAGCGCGGCGGCACCGTCAGCACCCAGCGCGCCTGCCGCATCGTCCGCTCCCGCAGACGACTACGAGGACATCTCGGACGACGACGCGGTGGCGGACGACTCCGCCTCGGCAGGAGTCGAGGTCGTGACGAAGCTGCTCGGCGGCCGCATCGTCGAGTCCTGA
- a CDS encoding ABC transporter permease: MSAGDSMGAQGAARGPQDSPFETMPGSGGQATGTMPPSPGPRRGRPSFGRLSWSGLTLVIGLELRQRVRSTKWKWALALIAALIAVVTGLIAIAVPGDEWGTGDLVFGLVTYFVLFLGLVVSPTLTATSINGDSKEGTLAPLQATTLSAWDIVLGKLLASWFASLAILAVAVPFLGFAMLSSDAHPAALLTVIAVLAAELLVVCAMGLAWSALTARTASSAVLTYVTVAVLVVVLPILFPLLMLTMPVEREVTSTWRDYSYAGSGVDDSEYPYMDEYGEPYRCIEETYTTTTYRTDRLWWLLAVNPYVIVADSAPTPAIDEDSDDYYEFYGILDAIKQGVRELRLPPATTDDYCQPGLSEEELYRREAREGLSPTWPWGLGFHALLATGSVLIAVRRVAVPYGTLPRGTRVA, translated from the coding sequence ATGAGCGCGGGGGACAGCATGGGTGCGCAGGGTGCCGCGCGGGGCCCGCAGGACTCGCCCTTCGAGACGATGCCAGGGTCGGGCGGTCAGGCCACCGGGACGATGCCGCCGTCGCCTGGACCACGCCGCGGGCGGCCGTCGTTCGGCCGCCTGAGCTGGTCGGGGCTCACGCTCGTGATCGGTCTCGAGCTCCGCCAGCGGGTGCGCTCGACCAAGTGGAAGTGGGCGCTCGCGCTCATCGCCGCGCTGATCGCCGTCGTGACCGGCCTCATCGCGATCGCGGTGCCCGGCGACGAGTGGGGCACGGGCGACCTGGTGTTCGGCCTCGTCACGTACTTCGTGCTCTTCCTCGGGCTGGTCGTGTCGCCGACGCTCACCGCGACATCGATCAACGGAGACTCCAAGGAGGGCACGCTCGCGCCGCTCCAGGCAACGACGCTGTCGGCTTGGGACATCGTGCTGGGCAAGCTGCTCGCGTCGTGGTTCGCGTCCCTCGCGATCCTCGCGGTCGCGGTGCCGTTCCTGGGTTTCGCGATGCTGAGCTCCGACGCCCACCCGGCCGCGCTGCTCACCGTGATCGCCGTCCTCGCCGCCGAGCTCCTCGTCGTGTGCGCGATGGGGCTGGCCTGGTCCGCGCTCACCGCACGGACCGCATCGTCCGCGGTCCTCACCTACGTCACCGTCGCGGTGCTCGTCGTCGTGCTGCCGATCCTGTTCCCCCTGCTCATGCTCACGATGCCCGTCGAGCGCGAGGTCACGAGCACGTGGCGGGACTACTCGTACGCCGGGAGCGGCGTCGACGACTCGGAGTACCCGTACATGGACGAGTACGGGGAGCCCTATCGCTGCATCGAGGAGACCTACACCACGACGACCTACCGCACCGATCGGCTCTGGTGGCTGCTCGCGGTCAACCCGTACGTGATCGTCGCCGACTCGGCGCCGACCCCCGCGATCGACGAGGACTCGGACGACTACTACGAGTTCTACGGGATCCTCGACGCGATCAAGCAGGGCGTGCGCGAGCTGCGGCTTCCTCCGGCGACCACCGACGACTACTGCCAGCCCGGCCTGTCCGAGGAGGAGCTGTACCGGCGCGAGGCGCGCGAGGGGCTGTCGCCCACGTGGCCGTGGGGGCTCGGCTTCCACGCGCTCCTGGCGACGGGCTCGGTGCTCATCGCGGTGAGGCGCGTCGCCGTCCCGTACGGAACCCTGCCGAGGGGCACCAGGGTCGCCTGA
- the recR gene encoding recombination mediator RecR: MYDGAVQDLIDELGHLPGVGPKSAQRIAFHLLAADAVDVKRLADAITTVKERVRFCATCGNVAESEECRICADPRRAEDLLCVVEEPKDVVVIERTREYRGRYHVLGGAIDPMNGVGPDDLRIRELMGRLGDGKIQEVIIATDPNIEGEATATYLSRMLVPMGVEVSRLASGLPVGGDLEYADEVTLGRAFEGRRKVS, encoded by the coding sequence ATGTACGACGGCGCAGTTCAGGATCTGATCGACGAGCTCGGGCACCTGCCCGGCGTGGGCCCCAAGAGCGCCCAGCGCATCGCTTTCCACCTGCTCGCGGCCGACGCGGTCGACGTGAAGCGTCTTGCCGACGCGATCACCACCGTCAAGGAGCGTGTGCGCTTCTGCGCGACGTGCGGCAACGTCGCGGAGTCGGAGGAGTGCCGCATCTGCGCAGACCCGCGGCGCGCGGAGGACCTTCTCTGCGTCGTCGAGGAGCCCAAGGACGTCGTGGTGATCGAACGGACCCGCGAGTACCGCGGCCGCTACCACGTGCTCGGCGGCGCGATCGATCCGATGAACGGCGTCGGCCCGGACGACCTGCGGATCCGCGAGCTGATGGGCCGACTCGGCGACGGCAAGATCCAGGAGGTCATCATCGCGACCGACCCCAACATCGAGGGCGAGGCGACCGCGACCTACCTGTCCCGCATGCTCGTCCCGATGGGCGTCGAGGTGTCGCGCCTCGCCTCGGGCCTGCCCGTCGGCGGCGACCTCGAGTACGCCGACGAGGTCACCCTTGGCCGCGCCTTCGAGGGGCGCCGCAAGGTCAGCTGA